One window from the genome of Methanobrevibacter sp. encodes:
- a CDS encoding peptidylprolyl isomerase — MKVAIIKTDKGDIELELFPNEAPGTVANFEKLIKEGFYDGLTFHRVIPNFVIQGGCPVGNGTGGPGYTIKCETEGNPHRHGTGALSMAHAGKDTGGSQFFITHCPQPHLDGVHTVFGQVIKGQDVVDAIKQGDKMNKVTVEER, encoded by the coding sequence ATGAAAGTCGCAATAATCAAAACCGATAAAGGGGATATTGAACTTGAATTATTCCCAAATGAAGCACCTGGAACTGTAGCAAACTTTGAAAAACTAATCAAAGAAGGATTTTATGACGGATTAACTTTCCACAGAGTCATCCCCAACTTTGTAATTCAAGGAGGATGTCCTGTTGGAAACGGTACTGGCGGACCTGGTTACACTATCAAATGTGAAACTGAAGGAAACCCTCACAGACACGGAACCGGTGCATTATCCATGGCACACGCTGGAAAAGATACTGGTGGAAGCCAATTCTTTATTACCCACTGCCCACAACCACACTTAGACGGAGTACACACCGTATTCGGTCAAGTTATCAAAGGTCAGGATGTTGTTGACGCCATTAAACAAGGCGATAAAATGAACAAAGTGACCGTAGAAGAAAGATAA
- a CDS encoding DNA glycosylase, whose amino-acid sequence MIINSPIDLELTQISGQTSQPAWKKVNDSYSEVILVNNEPVIFDVKQSDEFLDFNYAGDISQKDAISCLNHVYDLNFDLNKFYKYLSNHAELAEMSEFCNGLRLFLAPNPFECVISSICSANNSIKRWTKSISDIKQKWGCEYNGFYTFPDISTLQKVFLDDDEEYGLTDADDICKCKNNLKECGVGYRAPYIRKATELFTLEIDLSEIPKMSYDEAFETIIKVPGVGPKVADCILLYGFNFREAFPSDVWIKRIVSYLYFDGADISVSKVREFGMEEFGNNAGYVQLYMFHYARKSGLMDKLK is encoded by the coding sequence ATGATAATAAATTCTCCAATCGATTTAGAATTAACCCAAATTTCGGGCCAAACATCACAGCCTGCCTGGAAGAAAGTGAACGATTCCTACAGTGAAGTTATTTTAGTTAATAACGAACCTGTTATTTTTGATGTTAAACAATCAGATGAATTTCTAGATTTTAACTATGCTGGAGATATATCCCAAAAAGACGCCATCTCCTGTTTGAATCATGTATATGATTTAAATTTTGACTTAAATAAATTTTATAAATATTTATCAAATCATGCAGAACTGGCTGAAATGTCTGAGTTTTGCAATGGTTTAAGACTATTTTTAGCCCCGAATCCATTTGAATGTGTTATTTCTTCGATTTGTTCTGCAAATAATTCTATAAAACGCTGGACAAAGTCAATTTCAGATATTAAACAGAAATGGGGTTGCGAATATAATGGATTTTACACGTTTCCAGATATTTCAACTCTTCAAAAGGTCTTCTTAGATGATGATGAAGAATATGGCTTGACAGATGCAGATGATATTTGCAAGTGTAAAAACAATTTAAAAGAGTGCGGTGTTGGATATAGGGCACCATATATCAGAAAAGCAACTGAACTTTTTACACTTGAAATTGACCTTTCAGAAATTCCGAAAATGAGTTATGACGAGGCATTTGAAACCATCATAAAAGTTCCGGGTGTAGGCCCAAAGGTAGCCGATTGCATATTGCTTTATGGATTTAACTTTAGGGAAGCGTTTCCATCAGATGTATGGATAAAACGTATTGTATCATATTTGTACTTTGACGGTGCAGATATTAGTGTTTCTAAGGTAAGGGAATTTGGAATGGAAGAATTTGGCAATAATGCAGGTTATGTTCAATTATACATGTTTCATTATGCAAGAAAATCGGGCTTAATGGATAAGCTAAAATAA
- the hisF gene encoding imidazole glycerol phosphate synthase subunit HisF, translating into MLTKRIIPCLDCDLQVPEGRVVKGVEFKEIKYAGNPVDLATRYYEEGADEIVVLDITASHERRATMADVIDRLTENVFMPICVGGGIRRVEDYIKMLRAGADKCSTNTAAIKNPELLTEASKVVGSQAVVIGIDAKRRYVSHPDDVPDKTVVETDKGFCWFDSSIYGGREFTGIDAIQWAQRCQELGAGEILLTSMDGDGTQNGYDIDLNKAINDAVDIPIIASGGVGEPKDILEVFEKTDVSAALAASIFHFNQYSIGEVKEYLKENNVAVRL; encoded by the coding sequence ATGTTAACTAAAAGAATTATTCCCTGTCTGGATTGTGACCTGCAAGTTCCGGAAGGCAGGGTTGTAAAAGGCGTTGAGTTTAAAGAGATTAAATATGCCGGAAACCCGGTAGATCTTGCAACAAGATACTATGAGGAAGGTGCTGATGAAATTGTTGTATTGGACATTACAGCATCACATGAAAGGCGCGCTACAATGGCGGATGTTATTGACAGATTGACTGAAAATGTATTCATGCCTATTTGTGTAGGCGGTGGAATCAGACGCGTTGAAGATTATATTAAAATGCTTAGGGCAGGAGCCGATAAATGCTCCACCAACACTGCAGCTATCAAAAATCCTGAACTGTTAACAGAAGCTTCAAAAGTTGTCGGATCACAGGCAGTTGTTATTGGAATTGATGCAAAAAGAAGATATGTTTCACATCCGGATGATGTGCCTGACAAAACTGTTGTCGAAACCGATAAGGGTTTTTGCTGGTTTGATTCAAGCATTTATGGCGGACGTGAGTTTACAGGCATTGACGCAATTCAGTGGGCACAGAGATGTCAGGAGTTAGGTGCTGGTGAAATCCTTTTGACAAGTATGGATGGGGATGGAACTCAAAATGGATATGATATAGACTTAAATAAAGCTATTAACGACGCTGTTGATATTCCGATTATTGCAAGTGGCGGTGTTGGTGAACCAAAAGATATTCTTGAAGTATTTGAAAAAACTGATGTTAGTGCAGCACTTGCAGCCAGTATATTCCACTTTAATCAGTATTCCATCGGCGAAGTAAAAGAATACTTAAAAGAAAATAATGTTGCTGTTCGTTTATGA
- a CDS encoding preprotein translocase subunit Sec61beta: MGKKNDKISMPQTGAGLVRYFDEESLGPKLSPEHVVVATVIIAILCFVLRYSA, translated from the coding sequence ATGGGTAAAAAAAATGATAAGATTTCTATGCCTCAAACAGGTGCAGGTTTAGTAAGATACTTTGATGAAGAAAGTCTCGGACCAAAACTTTCTCCTGAACATGTTGTTGTAGCTACAGTTATTATAGCTATTTTATGTTTCGTTTTAAGATATTCAGCTTAA